Below is a window of Candidatus Spechtbacterales bacterium DNA.
AAGATTCAAAAGACAAAAAAACAACATGAACTGGCAGGTATTGCGCCACCAAGCCTTAATAAACTTTTAGAGAGCCATATGTGAGCTCTCTATTTTTTTGACAAATATGTTATAATGATAATATAGTTATAATTAAATAAATTATAAAAACATGAAAGATGTAACCATATACACAACCCCAACATGCCATTACTGTCATGCCGCAAAAGAGTACTTCAAGGAAAATAACGTTGAATATTCAGAGAAAGATGTAACAAAAGACATGGAAGCACGACGGGATATGATAGAAACATCCGGACAAATGGGTGTGCCTGTAATAAAAATAGGGGAAGACGTAGTTGTGGGATTCAATCAAGATGTTATAGCAGAACTTTTAGGATTAGATAAATAACTCGGCCTTATGTTGTTTAAAATAATAACCAAATTCTTTGACGCGGGAGAGGTTAAGGCGCATTGCGACCTGTTTTGTGGGGTGTATGATCCCGCGCAAGCCAGGATAGAAGCGCAATCTGTATATAACGCGATAAAAATATACCAAAGCACTGATGATGAGGTAGGACGCCAACGAGCCATAAATATAAAAGAAGAGCGCGCGGAACTTGTAAAACACCATCTTTGGGTTCTTTGGACGGATTACTTTAAACCGGAACATATTGAAAAATTTGAAGGTTTGCACGACCTCTTCTGGAAAGCAACCAAAGCCGCGGGAGAGGCTAAAAAATCTGTTGACCCTAAGGACGGTCAACAATTAATAGACTTGATAGATGAAATAGGAAAGATGTTCGCGGCCACAAAAGAGGGATATAACTACGAAGAGGTAAAAAAGAATATGGAATTACAAAGTAAATAAGCTATTAGCTGTCAGCTTATAGCTTTTAAACCCTTACACCGAAAGCGCAGATAAGATAGCAAGTTAAAAGCCAGAAGCTAAAAGCTATAAAAAAATGGCGTCAAAATATTCACCCATATTTCGCTACACAGTAAAAGGTAACAGTATGGAACCCCACATAAAAGAGGGGGCAAAAGTTTATGTGAGCCGTCTGGCGTATTTATTTGTTGATCCTGAACCGGAAGAGATAGTAGTTGTAAACCATCCAAAAGAGAAATTTCCAATTGTTAAAAGAATAAAAGAGGTAACAGAAGAAGGCCACTTTATTGTGGAGGGTGATAATTCTGAACACAGCACAGACAGCAGAGATTTTGGCCCAATACAACGCCGTCATATTATAGGTAGGGTAATGGAAATATAAAAATTTAAGTTAAACAAGATTTAATGCCCGGTAATTGCGGGTTTTTTTATTTCTTAAACCAAGTATTGTTAGAAGTAGGCAGTTGAAAATAAAGACACTTAAGAGTAAAATGGAAAACATGGAAAAGAAGATAAAAGTTAAAGGATTAACCACATTTTATAGAGATGAAGGAGAAGGAGACCCTGTACTAATACTGCATGGGTGGGGGTCAAACGCGGATGCCTGGCACACAACCCAAAAAGAATTAGCGCGGCAGGGTTTTAGAGTTATAACCATAGACCTCCCGGGGTTTTGGCGCACAGAAGAGCCGCCGGAACCATGGCATCTTAAAGATTATTCAGATTTTGTATACGAATTTACACAAAAAATTGACCTGGCTTATTTTACTCTCGCGGGACACTCATTTGGCGGCCGTATCACTATTGATTACGCGACCCGCTACCCAAAACAACTAAGCTCTATAATATTGATAAGCGCGGCAGGTGTAATGCGTCACAAAAAAGCAAAAATTGGAGTAATGCTTATTCTTACAAAAACAGGTAATGCCATATTTTCAATTCCTCCATTATCTTTTTTAAAGCCGTTAGCACAAAAGGTGTGGTATAAATTTACA
It encodes the following:
- the sodN gene encoding superoxide dismutase, Ni; amino-acid sequence: MLFKIITKFFDAGEVKAHCDLFCGVYDPAQARIEAQSVYNAIKIYQSTDDEVGRQRAINIKEERAELVKHHLWVLWTDYFKPEHIEKFEGLHDLFWKATKAAGEAKKSVDPKDGQQLIDLIDEIGKMFAATKEGYNYEEVKKNMELQSK
- a CDS encoding alpha/beta hydrolase; amino-acid sequence: MEKKIKVKGLTTFYRDEGEGDPVLILHGWGSNADAWHTTQKELARQGFRVITIDLPGFWRTEEPPEPWHLKDYSDFVYEFTQKIDLAYFTLAGHSFGGRITIDYATRYPKQLSSIILISAAGVMRHKKAKIGVMLILTKTGNAIFSIPPLSFLKPLAQKVWYKFTGEHDYEKASPIMKSVMQRVLEEELYSYLPNITVPALILWGDKDTATPLSDGFILHKNIPVTHMHVFPDMPHALNLKAPIQVAKEISLFLKKNR
- a CDS encoding glutaredoxin family protein, with translation MKDVTIYTTPTCHYCHAAKEYFKENNVEYSEKDVTKDMEARRDMIETSGQMGVPVIKIGEDVVVGFNQDVIAELLGLDK
- the sodX gene encoding nickel-type superoxide dismutase maturation protease; this encodes MASKYSPIFRYTVKGNSMEPHIKEGAKVYVSRLAYLFVDPEPEEIVVVNHPKEKFPIVKRIKEVTEEGHFIVEGDNSEHSTDSRDFGPIQRRHIIGRVMEI